From Sander vitreus isolate 19-12246 chromosome 5, sanVit1, whole genome shotgun sequence:
AAACTGACATAAATGTATTGTTGAACCTTTAATTCTACATGCAGTAACCCTGGTCCCTGTGTAAACTAGAATAAATAATTGCCTTCCATTTGTGTCTTTCGTTATATACAAATTATTACAAAGTTACTTGTGGTCACCCTCATGctaaatttttttaaaaggtacCTTCTTACATAAAAGATTCCAAATATACAGTAGGACCAGTAAGACCAAAGAGATACACAGTTATGCTATTGAGGCAATCTGGTGGGAGTATATACAAAAGCagtctgcaaaaaaaacattcaggaagttaaacaattgagacacattaaggaggtaaaagaaaaatacaataaaaaaagactgttTGTTTATGCAGCCATGACGACGGGTCAGAGATCTCAGAATGAGGCTGTGCATTTTAATTAGTGCATACACCTGTGTGTAAATAGAAACTTATGTGttttctggtgtgtgtgtgtgcatgtgtgcacacaaaGTGCTACAGTCACAGCCAGCTGTCAGTGACCATTTATAATAGTCTGTGATGTGGATGCAGTGTTGGAGGGCAGGGCTGACGATGAGCTGGGAGCGCTGGTGAAGAAGTTGTCGTCTCTCAGTTTGAGATGCTCGGGGAGCTCCAGCGTGACCTTGGCCTCCTCAATGTCGCTGTTTATGGCTGCAATGAGCGCTTCtgttaaaaacagaaattaaagAGAAAtgaagacatgcagaaaagaAATCAGGTGCAAAGAGAAGAATAATTGAGTGTATGGAAGGGGGAATCATGGTGGGttaagaggaagaaaaaaaaaaagattaaatctGGAGGCATTAGAAATCTTAGACCTTTGAGTGCAGGCATACAAAaataggagtgtgtgtgtgtgtgtgtgtgtgtgtgtgtgtgtgtgtgtgtgtgtgtgtgtgtgtgtgtgtgtgagagagagagcggtgtcGTACCAAGTGAGTTGTAGCTTCTCTCTGGACGGATGTAGCCCACCAGGACAACACTGAGAATCTCCCCATAAAAGTCCTCTTTAAATGTGTGAATCACGTGGGTCTcctagaataaaaaaaagtattccttACAAGAGTACTGCAACTGTCAAATGTGATGAACTGCAATTATATTGTGTTATCAAACCAGAATGTATTAGAATGGCTGAAAtgtaattaataacatttaGATGCagaataaatgaagaaaaatggcTGAGTATGGAGTGTGTACGAAGTATACAATACTATCTTGAAAACAGCATATTTTAAGGACTTAAATCTTTGCGCCAATCTTGTGACTTAATTCACAActttaatcatttcattttactgAACAGTTTAGGGTGTTGCTTAAAGAAACGTGTCCATAAATGTGTTATATTGCAAACTTTAGCCACTATTCTCTTCTTTCAACACAAGgggtattcattttatttttaagagcagttattcattttttaattcaaatatGTTTTGTCCCACTGTGGGGAATTTAATACCCACAGTGTGACCATGGCTGCCTTTAAACCCTGGATTGTCAAAGACTATTTAACATCTTATAAATAGATTGGCAATGTGCACGCTTTCTAAAACAGTTTGCAGTGAATGCTGCTTTTCTTGTACTGACCATGGACTTCTTGGTATTTTTGTAGTAAGGGTTCCAGCCAATGCTCATCACCATCTTGTAGACATCACCATTACCGACGCAGGCCCAGCCATAGTAGATTCCTGTGGCAATATCTGCTGGAAGATTGTCCACCACTGAGTCAGGGAAGTTGGCTGGagatgggagagagaaagggaggaagagTCAGGGGAAGGAAAGAACAAGGTAAGGGAAACCACTCCTCCTGAAAGTTAGTGTCTTGCTCAATGTCACCTAAAATCAgatgaagacattttttttaaaccaaagaaATCTAGTTAGAGTAACATTTTAACTGGATGTTAAGATAACCAGGGCTAGAAATTaataacattatatattattagatATGAATTTGTTACAGTGGGTAACACACTGGGTACTTTTGGCAAATGTTTCGAAGCTATGCATGGTTGGGGACAAAAATCTCTTTTGTAAAAgctgatattatatatatatatatatataaatacatttatataggctaaatattaaattaaactgTGTTCCCTGTTTTTATTTCGCAACTTACCATATGGTTTGACAATTTcctggaaaaacaaacaaaccgttTTTAGATCTTGTGCCTCAATTCTGTTTGGTTCctcagtttgggaaccactggattaAGGTATGACGTCACTACatatttctggaaacatctgtcAAGTTCCGTTACTCAACTAACATTTACTGCAGTCAGAAAAACAATGCGCGGTCGTTGCGTCAAAAAGGTGTCGCCATCAATGCTGTTCACTGCAAGCTGGTAACTGCAACAATTATGAATGGACAGTAATCAGGTTGTCTGCCGAATCATCCGAGAAAGGCTGGCGGACATTTAGGTCAAAACCACAGACTGCCAATGTTGATTATCTAACGTTAACACTACTCTGGTTCTCTCTCTGGTGAAATTACTCTGGACCAATTCAGACTAACTGACCTAACGTAAACTACGTATATTGTAGGttattagctaacgttactcaaaAGCTCAAATAGATTAATGGCAGATAGCTAATGAACTCACCTGTGGGGATTCCCAGTTCTTTGCTTCCTCTCCCGAAGCCTCGAATGACCTCTCCCCGGCAGAAATACGGTAGGCTCTTCATGACTAGCTTCCCGATAATCACTGGCTAAGAGGCTACAGAATGACCTCGAACGACACAAGGATGTCGGACTGGCTAATCAGCCAGGAACTCTTCGACAGTTAGCTAAACTGAAATCGTACCCTTGTAGAGTTCAAAGTCCGTCCTTGCATTTAGCTGACGTTATATAGTCAGCTGCCCGGTTAGCTTGCTCGAGTTGGATAAAGTTGATTGTCAAACACACTGAGCAGCGATGGTAAAAGTTCACCAGGTATGCTAGCTAAGCTTACCACTGTTAGCTTCAGTAGAGACACCCTGTCCTTAAAACGGTTTATCCTAATGTGTTGATTGTCTGGTTGTGCTGGGTCCGTCCCGGTAGGTCAACTCACGGTGAGAATAAAGCCCTGGTTATCACAGGTGGTACTATATTACACGTGTTACAACGTTACAGTACACATCTGTCTCAGTAAAGCCTTTACTGATGTCATTGACCGCGTGACCAAAGCGGACCGGGAGGCACACGTGTTGCGTTCAGTTGTTGTAGGAAATATAGCAATTACAAATGAGGCATTCACTGACACTGACCCATCTACGGAAATACGACGCAGATTTTCATCTGGATGTTTTGAAAACCGAAACCCCGAGGTGTTGCTCTCGGGCAATGGGAGCGCACGGCAAGTTCCTAATACGTCGTACTCAATACTGTTTAGCGTATAGGATACATTTAGCCTACTTAACTTGATGCTAAGTCTACCTATGGATCTACCAAGCCCGTCAACTGTAGGTTTGTTGGTAACGCTAGCTTCCTTTGGCGTTTAAATCTAACCACAAGAGGGCGACATGAGGACAATTCTTTTCTCAAGCACCCAAACCATGGCCCAAACAGACCTCAGTGAtttaattttactgtctatggtgaTTCCCAACCACTGATGTTGCCAAGGGTACGtacgtggaaagattgtggagcaacTCAACTAATTTGAACCAGCTTTGAACCTGATTATGTAACGTTAGGTAGGATGCCAGCCTAGTTTTGGGTGACTGAGCAGGGGAAGAATCCATTCCATAGAAATCCCAGTATATCAGTAAGCTTCAGCAGCAGCATTATTTGAGAGGAGGACCTCAACTACGACGCTTTTAAAGTGTTACTTCTGTTTGTAGTCCAGCTTTACTTagtctttatattttttttcatagagtccctgatttatttttttaatgcctATACAACATTATGTGTCTGAAACGATTAAGGCCTACCTGAGTCATAAAGACCTTGATACATGCACTGCTGAGATATTCTATTATAGTGGTTCTAAAATCTAAGATAAAAATGTCTGATGGAGGGTTTGTCCTCAGATTAGTCATGCAGATTAGTCACACACATGGCATTGGCCCTGGAAACAAGATAAGAAATGTTAGGAACACATAAATTCTTTAGCCAAACACAGTTTTTCTAAGTACGAAATGTAATGGTGAATGTAGAGCAAAGTTCATGTGTAGGACTACTTGTAGGTACTGCTGACATAACTAGAGCTGCTGCTAGTTTAATGAACAGGGAATCAAAAATGATATCATATTGAAAACATgagcacaaaaaaagaaaagaagtggaACATTTTTTTAGATTTGGTGGAAAAGTTCTAAAACTGTACTTTTATGTTTAGTCAAGTAGCCTAGATTTTTACATAAGTAGAAGACTGTTGAGAAGGAACTCATCTTCAATTAAGTAGGCTAAAACATTTGACATATTTTACAACAAATTAATATCTTGCAAgtcacaaacaaataaaataaaagtagacACACTACAATGTGCAAAGTAGGCACTCTCTATACTACAGTACAATACTACAATATGGTATATAGGAGACATACAGTATcaggctcattttcaggttcatacttgtattttgggtttctactagaacatgtttacttgctttaatgtttaaaaaacacatactgtctgtctgtctgtctctttaagccccccctcccTAAAAGCCAAGTCTGCTCTGACTAGCTTGCAAGATAAATATGGCGCACCTTTGTAAAGGTTAATTATCAGCTAAGAAAAGTAATCTCCAGAAGTGTACGTGTtgaaaaacactcacacacacacacaagatagagagagagagaagactcAAATCGGAGCTGCTGTTTGTAAAATCACAGGTAGGAAGCATTTAAATATTCTGTGGTTTAGGGGAACAAAAGCtgtaaatcacttttttcatgTGTTGGGCCCAAAACGGATGCTGCTTTTGTTAATGTAGAGGCTTTAGTTTCATTTTCAAGCATTCAATACTAAATTATCTCCTATTACTATTACAGTACTGGCATACAGCAAATAGTATGTATGTTGTATGACAGCACTGTAATTTAAACTTTTATATTTAGGGAAAAAGGGTTATGGTTGTGAAATAGTCATAGAAGTGTGGTGAATAGAAGTCTTTTTAGATCCTTAATCAGAGCAAGCAATTTTGCAAATGTATACCTAccttcacattttaaaatggacaTGTTCTCATACAAGAATTTAAATATTGCTTGTCTTTGATTCACTCCACACAAAGTAATTGAAAACAACTTTGTTTGTTAAGGTAGCCCATGTAAGCTTATATCTTagagaaaataaatggaaaaaagaaagaaaatcatgattttaaattatttttaaaatatgactATAACAGTAACACTAACCTAACAACTATATAGAGCCTGACCCTAACTTTAGGAAAGACTGGTCTATACTAACCTATGAAAGAAGACTGCACTTACATTTGGGTATCTGGAGTGCCTACCAAGAAAATTCATAAAGAAATTCAGATTTGGCTCcccttttcatgtcacacgcaGGCTCATTAGAATATACCACCCCTATCTGAGTATGTCCACCCATCCCCATAGACGAAGCATTTCAGACAGACAATACATGTATTTAGACAGACAGTATGGAAAAAATGTTAATTGAACATTGAAGCATTAAAGTATCAACCGGAAAATCTGCATTATATATCTCCTAGTAGTATTTATGTAATGTGGTATAGAGGGTGCCTACTTTGCACCTTGTAGTGtctacttttgtttgtttgttttgttgtaaaatATGTCAAATGTTACTTCTTCATTCTTTCAAAAatctacatatttaaaaatCTACTTGACTAAACATAAAAGTACAGTTTTagaactttttttatttcaataggTAATATTTAGTAGGCTGAAAGCTAATAGTTTGCcttttgtttatctttttttcatttttgtgctGATTAGATTGCCTGGTCATTAAACAAGGAGCAGTTCAGCATTGTCCACAAGTACATATGAACTTTGGTCTATGGTCACCTTTATATTTTACACCCATACTGTTTTATagacattaaaaaagaaatcagttATTCTATGAAAGAAATATAAAGACTAAGTGCAGATAGACTACAAACAGAACTAACACTGTAAAAGTGTCAAAGTTGATGTCCTCCTCACAAATAATGAAACTACTAAAACATGGCCGGCTCCTGCTGAAGCTCACTGTTGCACTGGGATTTCTAGGGATGCTTTCCCTGCTCAGTCTCCCAAAAATAGGCTGGAATCCTACCTACAGGTTCAGCTGGTTGGAGTATACAGATGCTGATGACATCCCAGAGAAAGTGTGCAACTGTTCAGCAATCCTGCAGGGAGATAGTGAGGCAGTGGAAAAGGCCAAAATACTGACCATCACTAAAGACTTCCGCAAGAGTGTTCAGATTCCTGATGAGTACTATATCAATGCAACCCAAGACTGCAGGTGCGTTGCTTTTAAATTCCAGGTTTCAGTAATTGTATAACTGTAAGCTATTATTTCAATGTACTAAATtgaacagaaataaatatttgttCAATGTTGTGTATTTACAGGAAATTCAAGTTAAGTAGGAAATACTTAACATTCCCTTTAAGCCAGGAAGAAGAGGAATTCCCTCTGGCTTACTCCATGGTTGTGCATCATAAGGTATGTAGCCCAGATTTGTGTCTATATCGACAAAGtctcatttctgggattgttcaggggctgctggaaattccgccggatgtctgtcaaaacaagttccttcccgaggctattttgcagaggcaccgttgctccatctGGCCCTTAGCATTGTCCAAGacattatgattggtttaaagaaatgccagtaaaccagagcacgtttttctcccctccccgaatgctgtgtagactagccagaccctcatccgcagcgctgcggaggagggtctggcaatgcaagtcTACTTAAATTTAAATTCAAATAAACTTTAAACAGTGTAGTCGGTCTAAACAATtcattaaaggggcactccactgATTTTATACATGGAGTTCAGTTTACTTGTCACAGGGTGAACTTCTCTGTCTGTGAACAGAACAGCTGTATAATGTCGTCTGTGCATCTGGAGCAAGTTTataataaccctgatgatgtcatcaaggTTATCTCAGCTTGATGTTGatgatttcttttaaataaaaaagcctGCATTTAAGTTATAGTTTGAAAAAGTGGGCATTTTTGTGGCAGAGGTGTCTAATGACatagtttcttttttcttt
This genomic window contains:
- the rfk gene encoding riboflavin kinase, giving the protein MKSLPYFCRGEVIRGFGRGSKELGIPTANFPDSVVDNLPADIATGIYYGWACVGNGDVYKMVMSIGWNPYYKNTKKSMETHVIHTFKEDFYGEILSVVLVGYIRPERSYNSLEALIAAINSDIEEAKVTLELPEHLKLRDDNFFTSAPSSSSALPSNTASTSQTIINGH